The genomic stretch TTGATTTTTTCTAGAATAAAATCAAGAGCATTTTTATTTTTAAGTATTTTTTTTCGAATATCTCGCTTATTTTTTCCGATTAAACAAATAGAGATCATTTGTTCTTGAAGGTGTGGGCTAGAAAATTTTTCTACTAAAAAAATAAATTTTTTATGCAATGTATTTTCATAAGGAAGAATTTTAAGATATACATCACAAGGCATAATTTTATTCTTTGAAAAAAAGAAATCTTTTTCAATATTCAATGCTAGGGAATCTGCAATTTTTTTGGAAAAAATTTCGTTGGAATCTGGAGCGGGGAGTCCTATTTTTTGACATACTTTTTTCATTGTATCAAAAGCTTTTTGAGCAGAAAGTTCTTTCATATCAATATAAATAAGCTCTTGAGTGAGGGATGAGAATTGTTTAGGGGAGGTTGTAAATATAAAATGATGAGGCATTTGTGCATATGACTCTAAATAAGATTTTAGGACTTCTTGGATAGAAACATTATCCCCCCCCCCCATCAGGTTAGAAGCTAGTGTCATATTGACACCACTGCGAATAATTGAAATAGGGTCTCTTACTAAGCAAAATACTGGGACTTTATGGTCAAGTTTTGTGATAAATTTTAAGGTTGAGGGCAAATGAGAAATATCTCTATCTGAAACAATGCCATATATTTTTCTCCAACTAAAAAAAGCTGTTTTATCCATACAGCCTATATCAAATTTTCTCATAGGATATGCATTACAGGCTTGCAAGAAGTGCCAAAAAGCATTTCTGCCTGTTCCGTGTGAAGCAAGCATTATATACCGATATCGATGAGGTTTGAGAGTGTTGGTCCAGAGTGATATCTTTTTGCCCAAAATAGCAGCAATGATTCTATCATATTCGCCAAATTCGATGCATTGTGCTAAAGATTGATATTTCTTTTTAAGTATTTGAATCAAATTGATGATTTCCTGTATTTTATTTAGAGTTTTAAAAAGTCTTGATAGTATATCCAATTCTCAAAAATATGAGGGGCATTCTTTCTGATGATATCGGTTTGGTCTTTTAAAATTTTTTTGAGATGGGTTAAAGTTTTGGGATGGGATTTTAAATATTCAAATACATTATTTTCGGTAAGTTTGTATTGATTATAGTAATCTTGAATATTTTGGACTTTTTGTAAATATTTTTCTGTTTCCTTGTTTATTTCATCAATTATTTCAGGGGTTTTTCGAATGGGTTTTTCAGTAGAAATATAGAGTCGTCTTTGTGGGAATTGTTTTGATATATAGGCTTTATTCAGATAAAATCTAGTATCTTTTTTGTTGTAAATGACTTCTGGATCTTTGGGATCAAAAATTCCTTCAAAACTTGAAATCATTATTTTTTGGTTGGATACCTTGAAGCAGTAAGGAAAACACCTGCTGAAAGAGTCATTGACTTTAATCAAAAGTTTTTCTTGATCGGATGGGGGAACGATATCAAAGAATTTAGCAATTTTATGCATAGTGTTTATCGTTGATTCTCCCATCAACTCTTTTGTATCTATATAGAGAACTTCAGACGTGGCGTCAGCCATTTGGGAGATATTTTTTTCAAAGCACACTGTGCTGTTTAAAAAAGATTCATCATCAAGAAAGTTTTTTATGTAGTTTTTATGGACATCAAATTCATTATGAAACATATCCCTTAAGACACAATAATTAATATGGGATATCAATGCAGATATAGGATCTCTGACTAAACATACGGCAGGAACTTTTTTATTCAAATGTGTTTTTATGTAAGATGTTTTATTTGCACCATAACCATCTTGCGTAAAACCCCATTTTCCATAGCCATTACCCTTGAAGAGATGCCAATAAACTTCAAAGGTAATCTGCTGGTTGCAATATTCAGGGTGTAAAAGATGCATTGGCATAGGAAGGACATTTTTAGGTTTATTGTCTGGGGGGGGGGGGACAGATTTACAGAGCGAAATAAAATATAGCAGTGAGTGCAAACCTACACCGTGTGTGCCTATGATTAAAAAAGAATATGTCTGGGGGAGAGGCAAACGTTGCTTTAAGGATGAAGGAATCCTATGTGCAATAGAACGTACAATCTTTTTAAATTCTCTATTTTTGATTTTATGAAAAAGACGTTGCAATTTTGTTATTATCATCTTTGAAGCCTTTTATTATAAAAATTTTACAGGAAGAATTTGATGTTCTTTTATAAAATGAAGTATTTGATTTGTTTTTTCTTCAAGATTATCTAATCTGTTATTGTTGATAATCATATCTGGGGAAGGCGTATCATAAGGGATATCTATACCCACGACATTTTTGATTTGTTTTTGGATGGCTTGAGAATATAGGTTTTTTTGATCTCTTTTTATGAGCTCATCAAGATCACATTGTATATAGATTTCAAGGTAGGAGTTAAATTTTTTGCGATTGTATTGATAAATTTCTTCAAAAAGAGATATGGTTGTTGCGATAACATTAATTCCTTGAGATGCTAAAAAATGGCAAAGATCTGCTCGTTTAAGCGCAACTTTTATTCGAGATTGTTTGTCGTGTTTGAAATGTCCAAAAAGTTCTCTGAATCCATCGCCATCTAGATACACAAGGTTGGAAAAAGTTGGCTTCAATTTATCGTAGAGATTTTTTCCTATAGTGCTTTTGCCACTCCCGGCAAGACCGTTTATCCAAATAATAAGCCCGTGTTTCATTTTTTGGTATTGTCCTTGTTTCAGTGATTAATTATTTTTTATTATAGCAATTTATATTGCTTGTCCGGCTTTTTTTCCGCTAAGGAAGCTTTGATCGCTCCAAAAGTAATCCCATTCTCCAAACCTGCCACAAGAAAGTAATCCTATAGAGCTTAAATAATCTGCAATAATTTGACGTTTTTCTTCCATTTGGTGGGTAAAAATAACATTGGCGTAAGGAAGAATTCTTACATCTTTGGCAATAATATCAGATTCTTTGCACAATCCCATTTTAATGAATTTTTCTATTGTATGTTCTAAAAAGAATTTTTTTATTTGTTCTTCGGATAGTTTTTTTAGCTTGCTATCCAATGCATTGATAGGCTTTAATGGAGAAAAATAAATTTCGGCTTGCAGACTGCTGCAGTTTTTTGGAGCATTTGCGGGACTTTTATTTGAGGGACTATATACTCTTGAGGGTAAAATATCTTCATCATAAATATAAAACCATAAGTTTTTGACTGCAATTTTTTTATTGAATCCAAGCGAAACAATTGCTCCTGAAGTTGCAAACAAATCTTTTTTGGCTTCTTGAATATTCTTGGGGCATTGAACAATTAAATTTGGCAAAGAGGGCAGAGGAAGAGTGGAGATAATTTTGTCAAAATGTTTTGAATCTCCTGTTTTGAAGGTTAATGTTTTTGATTCCATATCAATACTGCTGACTTCATAGTTATAGAGAATATGGCACTGGTTTGCAAAGAGCTTAAAAAATGATCGATATTGTCCGCATTTGGGGTATCTTTGTTCTTTGGCATAATAAGTACAAGGTGTATTATTGCTCATTGCTCCATAAAGAATTTCTTCAATATTTGGGCGATAAAGGCGATCCCCAACCCAAGAAACGCTAAGATTTTTTGCTTCTGTCGTCCAATATTTTCGGGTATAAGCCATTGGAAAATGTTCTGCAAAATAATCACCATATTGGAACTTTAGCCATTGTTCAAAATTTTTTGCTTCTCTTTTTTCTGTCGGGATTTCATAAACATTTTTAAGCATATCTTTGATGATTTTTACTTTTATTTCAGGATCAAGGGGATAGAGATTATTTTGAGCAGGATGCTTGATCTGAATATTTTTGTAATAGTTTATGGGATCAGGGGTGTGTAGGATCGGGGTTGCAGAACGATTAAAGTTGTCTTTTACATAAGGGTCGGAAGCAAATGAAAGATGTACAAAATGATCGAACCAAAATTTTCCCAATGTTGAATCAAGTTCAAATCCTCCACATAGCCCTCCCCAAAAAGATTCCTTTTCATAAATGACAACTTCATCATTAGGATATTTTTGTTGTGCGTGATATGCAGCAGAAATTCCAGCAATTCCAGCACCCAAGATAGCAATTTTTTGACTCATTTGTGTTCTCCAAAAGTTTTTTTAATCCCTTGTTCTAAGGTGATTTGAGGATTCCAATTTGGTAATTTCTGAAATTTTTCAGATAATAAGCTTGAAATAGGCTCTTGTATTTCATTTTGTCTTGGGGGATTTGCTCCCCAAATAATGTTGAGTTTTTTGGCTAAGACATTTTCAAAAATGTTTGCCAATTCTTTCAAACTATAGCGTGGAAAATTTTCTAAAGTGTAGATAATGGAAGGATCGAAACTTTCCTTATTGGTGATATTTTGTATCAAAATATCAAAACCATTGATCACATCATCGATATGACTGATGTCAATTTTTTGATTTCCTGCTGACATTGCTAAGGGTAGTTGATTTTGGATATTGTTTTGCCATAGATTGAAAATTTTAGGTCGAAAATCATTTATCCCGTAAGTATTGTAAAGCAACAGCTGCGAAAATTTTGTAGGCAGGCTTTGATTGTAAAAATTTATAATATCAAAAAATGCCTGTTTGCTTGCGTCATAGAGACTTGCTGGAGTGTATGTTGTTGTATTGGCAAATTGACTAAAGGTGAGTGTGTTGATAAAAAAATTCGGTGGGTTTATTTTGAGTGCTTCTAGGATTTGGGTGCCAA from Helicobacter sp. 12S02232-10 encodes the following:
- a CDS encoding DUF2972 domain-containing protein; the encoded protein is MIQILKKKYQSLAQCIEFGEYDRIIAAILGKKISLWTNTLKPHRYRYIMLASHGTGRNAFWHFLQACNAYPMRKFDIGCMDKTAFFSWRKIYGIVSDRDISHLPSTLKFITKLDHKVPVFCLVRDPISIIRSGVNMTLASNLMGGGDNVSIQEVLKSYLESYAQMPHHFIFTTSPKQFSSLTQELIYIDMKELSAQKAFDTMKKVCQKIGLPAPDSNEIFSKKIADSLALNIEKDFFFSKNKIMPCDVYLKILPYENTLHKKFIFLVEKFSSPHLQEQMISICLIGKNKRDIRKKILKNKNALDFILEKINDYAIQIKEKFARYEELKINENDVLKYFENDPVLYDKFNQLLEYEVSGIRKNTPQIPENWVYYNKFLSIKIPERGQCQNDAP
- a CDS encoding DUF2972 domain-containing protein, with the protein product MIITKLQRLFHKIKNREFKKIVRSIAHRIPSSLKQRLPLPQTYSFLIIGTHGVGLHSLLYFISLCKSVPPPPDNKPKNVLPMPMHLLHPEYCNQQITFEVYWHLFKGNGYGKWGFTQDGYGANKTSYIKTHLNKKVPAVCLVRDPISALISHINYCVLRDMFHNEFDVHKNYIKNFLDDESFLNSTVCFEKNISQMADATSEVLYIDTKELMGESTINTMHKIAKFFDIVPPSDQEKLLIKVNDSFSRCFPYCFKVSNQKIMISSFEGIFDPKDPEVIYNKKDTRFYLNKAYISKQFPQRRLYISTEKPIRKTPEIIDEINKETEKYLQKVQNIQDYYNQYKLTENNVFEYLKSHPKTLTHLKKILKDQTDIIRKNAPHIFENWIYYQDFLKL
- a CDS encoding NAD(P)-dependent oxidoreductase, giving the protein MKLLITGATGFVGTNFVLKLHQKYNITALLRPHSNQKAIQDYCKIHRYDGNIENLIKLFECENFEGVIHLATLYKSNHSIEDLDAILESNIIFGTQILEALKINPPNFFINTLTFSQFANTTTYTPASLYDASKQAFFDIINFYNQSLPTKFSQLLLYNTYGINDFRPKIFNLWQNNIQNQLPLAMSAGNQKIDISHIDDVINGFDILIQNITNKESFDPSIIYTLENFPRYSLKELANIFENVLAKKLNIIWGANPPRQNEIQEPISSLLSEKFQKLPNWNPQITLEQGIKKTFGEHK
- a CDS encoding FAD-dependent oxidoreductase yields the protein MSQKIAILGAGIAGISAAYHAQQKYPNDEVVIYEKESFWGGLCGGFELDSTLGKFWFDHFVHLSFASDPYVKDNFNRSATPILHTPDPINYYKNIQIKHPAQNNLYPLDPEIKVKIIKDMLKNVYEIPTEKREAKNFEQWLKFQYGDYFAEHFPMAYTRKYWTTEAKNLSVSWVGDRLYRPNIEEILYGAMSNNTPCTYYAKEQRYPKCGQYRSFFKLFANQCHILYNYEVSSIDMESKTLTFKTGDSKHFDKIISTLPLPSLPNLIVQCPKNIQEAKKDLFATSGAIVSLGFNKKIAVKNLWFYIYDEDILPSRVYSPSNKSPANAPKNCSSLQAEIYFSPLKPINALDSKLKKLSEEQIKKFFLEHTIEKFIKMGLCKESDIIAKDVRILPYANVIFTHQMEEKRQIIADYLSSIGLLSCGRFGEWDYFWSDQSFLSGKKAGQAI
- a CDS encoding adenylyl-sulfate kinase — its product is MKHGLIIWINGLAGSGKSTIGKNLYDKLKPTFSNLVYLDGDGFRELFGHFKHDKQSRIKVALKRADLCHFLASQGINVIATTISLFEEIYQYNRKKFNSYLEIYIQCDLDELIKRDQKNLYSQAIQKQIKNVVGIDIPYDTPSPDMIINNNRLDNLEEKTNQILHFIKEHQILPVKFL